Genomic segment of Synechococcus sp. A15-28:
GGTCCAGCTCACCGGCGAGGATCTGGTTGAAACCGGCGATGGTCTCTTCCAGCTTCACGTACTTGCCAGGCATGCCGGTGAAGATTTCAGCCACGAAGAAGGGCTGGGAGAGGAACTTCTCCACCTTGCGGGCACGGTCCACGGTCTGACGGTCGTCTTCGGAGAGTTCGTCGAGACCCAGAATCGCGATGATGTCCTGCAGTTCCTTGTAGCGCTGCAGGGTGGACTGCACGGTACGGGCGGTGCGGTAGTGCTCATCGCCCACAACGGCGGGCTGAAGCATGGTGCTGGTGGAGTCCAGGGGATCCACAGCCGGATAGATGCCCTTGGAGGCCAGGGCACGGTTCAGCACCGTGGTGGCATCCAGGTGAGCAAACGTGGTGGCGGGTGCGGGGTCGGTCAGGTCGTCCGCAGGCACGTAAACGGCTTGGATCGAGGTGATCGAACCTTCCACGGTGGAAGCAACACGCTCCTGCAGGGCGCCCACGTCGGTACCCAGGGTGGGCTGGTAGCCCACAGCGGAAGGCATGCGGCCCAGCAGTGCGGACACCTCGGAACCGGCCTGCACGAAGCGGAAAATGTTGTCCACGAACAGCAGCACGTCCTGCTTGTTCACGTCGCGGAAGTGCTCGGCCATGGTCAGAGCGGAGAGACCCACGCGCATGCGGGCGCCTGGGGGCTCGTTCATCTGGCCGTAGCAGAGAGCCACCTTCGACTTGGAGAGGTCGTCG
This window contains:
- the atpD gene encoding F0F1 ATP synthase subunit beta — translated: MVASAPASAGTKGVIRQVIGPVVDVEFPAGKLPKIYNALRVETKNTAGQDVALTAEVQQLLGDHRVRAVAMSGTDGLVRGMEIVDTGAPISVPVGEATLGRIFNVLGEPVDEQGPVNASATAPIHREAPNLTELETKPKVFETGIKVIDLLAPYRQGGKVGLFGGAGVGKTVLIQELINNIAKEHGGVSVFGGVGERTREGNDLYEEFKESGVINADDLSKSKVALCYGQMNEPPGARMRVGLSALTMAEHFRDVNKQDVLLFVDNIFRFVQAGSEVSALLGRMPSAVGYQPTLGTDVGALQERVASTVEGSITSIQAVYVPADDLTDPAPATTFAHLDATTVLNRALASKGIYPAVDPLDSTSTMLQPAVVGDEHYRTARTVQSTLQRYKELQDIIAILGLDELSEDDRQTVDRARKVEKFLSQPFFVAEIFTGMPGKYVKLEETIAGFNQILAGELDHLPEAAFYLVGSIEEAKAKAEKIAAETK